In Penicillium oxalicum strain HP7-1 chromosome VII, whole genome shotgun sequence, one DNA window encodes the following:
- a CDS encoding Vacuolar ATPase assembly integral membrane protein vma21 — protein MSARRPHGQSYADAAAQPAQGSDSDTTPAVPADVIYKLLAFTAAMAVGPIGIYFLTVNTIFRGNSTFAGIAAAVAANVVLFAYIYVAWLEDQGDRKAAEKAKSKKAQ, from the exons ATGTCTGCTCGTCGTCCCCATGGACAAAGCTATGCCGATGCTGCAGCCCAGCCGGCCCAGGGCAGTGACTCCGACACCACACCAGCTGTTCCCGC TGATGTGATTTACAAACTACTTGCTTTCACCGCTGCGATGGCTGTTGGTCCTATTGGTATCTACTTCCTGACTGTGAATACGATCTTCAGAG GCAACTCGACATTTGCCGGAATTGCGGCTGCTGTGGCTGCGAATGTAGTTCTTTTCGCATACATCTACGTGGCCTGGTTGGAAGATCAGGGCGATAGAAAGGCGGCCGAGAAagccaagtccaagaaagCGCAGTGA